One window of Sulfurospirillum sp. 1612 genomic DNA carries:
- a CDS encoding YcjX family protein yields the protein MKKTLADLAKTAQNAIPELPSLEATTKIAITGLSHSGKTVFITSLIDQLLNQKKVSWLTSKHRPFKVRLAPPKATMKRFDYYTFAREIKQKSAWPNGTDTITSTVLEFEKKSKFSFLKNSRFKLEIIDYPGEWILDIGLLNLSYEAWSTRVLTWLQESEEPEALRYLDELKTLCDQSGGPVLEHKLHDSYCTLLHHLKERHYSLLTPGRFLMPADLAGDPLLVFAPIANTKCALHAVYKKRYDAYLHDIVRDIQLKHFHGFDRQIVLVDMVEALQHGPKCYHDMKTGLDRMLSLYSYKNRKFFFKFFPSIRNVTFVATKADLVAASQSNNYLALLDEMTENIRAELDISHIKTNTQVIASVKCTQSITQQYQGKTLSFVRGVSAKDKKLVEIYPGEMPSSYPPPTQWRADHYAYEAFLPPQKSYKENEPFDHIHMDRVIESLIGDLL from the coding sequence ATGAAAAAAACACTTGCAGACCTAGCAAAAACGGCGCAAAATGCGATACCAGAATTGCCCTCTTTGGAGGCGACGACAAAAATCGCCATTACTGGCTTGAGTCATTCGGGAAAGACGGTTTTTATCACCTCTTTGATTGATCAATTATTGAATCAAAAAAAAGTCTCATGGCTGACTTCAAAACACCGTCCATTCAAAGTGAGACTTGCGCCTCCAAAAGCCACTATGAAGCGTTTTGATTACTATACTTTTGCCCGAGAGATTAAGCAAAAATCAGCATGGCCCAACGGTACTGATACCATCACGTCGACGGTGTTAGAATTTGAAAAAAAGAGCAAGTTCTCATTTTTGAAAAATTCAAGATTTAAATTGGAGATTATCGATTATCCAGGGGAGTGGATTTTAGATATTGGCCTCTTAAATCTCAGTTATGAAGCGTGGTCTACTCGAGTACTAACATGGCTTCAAGAGAGCGAAGAACCCGAGGCATTGCGTTATTTGGATGAGCTTAAAACACTCTGCGACCAAAGTGGTGGTCCTGTACTTGAGCACAAGCTTCATGATAGTTACTGCACACTGTTGCATCATCTCAAAGAGCGTCACTACTCGCTTCTCACACCGGGACGCTTCTTGATGCCCGCTGATCTTGCGGGAGATCCATTGTTGGTTTTTGCACCGATTGCCAATACAAAGTGTGCCTTGCATGCGGTCTATAAAAAACGCTATGATGCTTATTTGCACGATATTGTTCGAGATATTCAATTGAAACACTTCCATGGATTTGATCGACAAATTGTCCTGGTTGATATGGTAGAGGCCTTGCAACATGGTCCCAAATGTTATCATGATATGAAAACAGGACTCGACCGAATGCTGTCGCTTTATAGCTATAAAAATAGAAAATTCTTTTTCAAATTTTTTCCCTCCATTCGTAATGTCACTTTTGTCGCAACCAAGGCAGATCTGGTGGCCGCCTCACAAAGTAATAATTATCTCGCACTACTTGATGAAATGACAGAGAATATTCGAGCAGAACTTGATATTAGCCACATCAAGACCAACACTCAAGTGATAGCTTCGGTGAAATGTACACAAAGCATCACCCAGCAATATCAAGGCAAAACACTCTCATTTGTGCGAGGTGTGAGTGCCAAAGATAAAAAACTGGTCGAAATCTATCCCGGAGAAATGCCATCTTCTTATCCTCCCCCAACACAATGGCGTGCGGACCATTATGCGTATGAAGCATTTTTGCCACCACAAAAATCGTACAAAGAGAACGAACCCTTTGATCACATCCATATGGATCGCGTGATTGAATCCCTTATTGGAGATTTGTTATGA
- a CDS encoding TIGR01620 family protein, which translates to MSIKPFKKIIQPQQPDDFKEPPIKPFKMEPTGALDTHMENVEDATGAYDAKNRSSFEKFFASFRTIWGIGIALLFFIVVMIVSDTIQSIQDIMIEGSVAQYLYLVGLLVLLLALILNLFSTVKQLKTLQRVTDIQAQFERQKKQPTQEIVGLVHHLLRRYEHNPDPKLQQHITQIRTALDSAVVYHELYHDIDGGLLSILDEHAKKRIHKASLQAALSTAISPIPLFDMLLIFWRSLLLTKEIALVYGFCPGGLTRLILLKKAVVHIAFAGVAELAADLANQVTGASMLTKFSESIGQGIANGVLLSRLGYGIMDACRPIALGEKKSSFARELLKDIAQYFKIYTPHEPI; encoded by the coding sequence ATGAGTATTAAACCGTTTAAAAAAATCATACAACCCCAACAACCCGATGATTTTAAAGAACCACCCATCAAGCCATTTAAGATGGAACCAACCGGAGCGCTAGATACACATATGGAGAATGTAGAAGATGCAACGGGTGCATATGATGCTAAAAATCGCTCCTCTTTTGAGAAGTTTTTTGCTTCTTTTCGTACTATTTGGGGAATTGGCATAGCACTTTTGTTTTTTATTGTTGTGATGATTGTTTCAGATACAATCCAAAGCATTCAGGACATCATGATAGAAGGAAGTGTTGCACAATATCTCTACCTTGTGGGGTTGTTGGTGTTGTTACTAGCCTTAATCTTGAATCTTTTTAGCACGGTCAAACAGTTAAAAACATTGCAGCGTGTCACCGATATCCAAGCTCAATTTGAGCGTCAAAAAAAGCAACCAACACAAGAGATTGTCGGTTTGGTACACCATCTTTTGAGGCGATATGAACACAACCCTGACCCCAAATTGCAACAGCACATTACCCAAATACGGACCGCACTCGATTCGGCTGTTGTGTATCATGAACTCTATCATGATATCGATGGCGGGTTGCTTTCAATATTAGATGAACATGCCAAAAAAAGAATCCACAAAGCTTCCTTGCAAGCGGCACTCTCCACGGCGATTTCTCCGATACCCCTTTTTGATATGCTGTTGATTTTTTGGCGGAGTTTGTTGCTGACCAAAGAGATTGCCTTAGTTTATGGGTTTTGCCCAGGAGGGCTCACGCGTCTTATCTTGCTCAAAAAAGCAGTCGTTCATATTGCTTTTGCCGGTGTTGCAGAATTGGCCGCAGACCTTGCCAATCAAGTAACAGGAGCATCCATGCTCACAAAATTTTCAGAATCTATAGGGCAGGGTATTGCCAATGGCGTGCTGCTCTCACGTTTGGGTTATGGTATCATGGACGCGTGTCGTCCCATCGCACTTGGAGAGAAAAAGAGCAGCTTTGCAAGAGAACTTCTCAAAGATATTGCGCAATATTTCAAAATTTATACCCCACATGAACCCATATAA
- a CDS encoding cache domain-containing protein translates to MEKKFSLFNYFHIASYMVLLALVTVLITFVFYDANTKFKQESIKIEQEQLKSKKKKLKESVQNFVNYIYLRQKEVYAQTKESAKARTLRAYDIAMNLYQTYKNQRSDAEIQEMIIAVLQSFKYKNKQEYYFIVQRNGTGLLFPIEPSLKGKNVLETTNQHAKEVSQKILNTMRNKKEGFLEYKWKQSYHDKHQYDKISYMKVFEPYDWIIGTGVYVKDIEAKIKDEIVNDDNRLRYSKNYIFIGKWDGTSLTYPTKNKNMYDVVDKSGYYVVRELIKKAKEGGGFISYTMPKLQHERSIKKLSYVQGIPQWHWYVGSGVYLDDMNHEIEVLRKAIVQRSNEQLVYMLVFVLGVAGIFAWFYTFITKKIKKDFLVFSDFFDTLSHRNFFINTHALKFSEFRELAHHANKMLESKLKVMEDLEAYKKIVSNSDDFLALIDQNYIYRAISGGYETLFQKSKEEILGKSIASLLGEEFFYKNIKKYSDRALSGVSFEREYWYVTNEQRYYFHAKYFPYFNHPDDTLPAAYVVSARDITEKKKYHDQLIASEKELVFLAHNDALTSLPNRLLLLDRIQQAVAHHHRYGNKFAVCYIDLDNFKKINDSYGHSYGDEVLKQFSQKVLKIIRESDTLSRIGGDEFILLLETIKDPVEVLSVMLKIQNIFLEPFIIKDFTFFLSCSIGISVYPDHGSNSETLIKNADIAMYKAKNSGKNTHAFFKDEMSIATVAKVNIENDLREAINKQQFQVYYHPQVDLKTQKLVGLEALLRWNHPEKGLLLPRHFIDICEETRLIISIGEWVMRQSCEDLLSLQHEGLLSKDVRISINVSGVQIEYSDFLPVVQDVIETTAIDPQILEIEITESFIMQDPKRWINLLEVLREMHVKIVIDDFGTGYSSLSYLLRLPIDKLKVDMSFVSNIPEDEDACAIVRTILDLASNMKISSLAEGIETKEQEQYLAKHGCEQGQGYLYAKPMSLEMLKTWIKNRNTTHH, encoded by the coding sequence ATGGAGAAAAAATTTAGTTTATTTAATTACTTTCATATTGCTTCGTATATGGTACTTCTTGCCCTGGTTACGGTTTTGATTACATTTGTTTTTTATGATGCCAATACCAAATTCAAACAAGAATCTATCAAGATAGAACAAGAGCAACTCAAGAGTAAAAAAAAGAAACTAAAAGAATCCGTACAAAATTTTGTCAATTATATTTATCTACGGCAAAAAGAAGTCTATGCACAGACTAAAGAGAGTGCAAAAGCACGTACTCTCAGAGCCTATGACATCGCGATGAATCTGTATCAAACTTATAAAAATCAACGCAGTGATGCTGAAATTCAAGAGATGATTATTGCGGTTTTGCAATCTTTTAAATACAAAAATAAACAAGAATATTATTTTATTGTACAACGTAATGGCACGGGGTTATTGTTCCCTATAGAGCCTAGTTTGAAGGGTAAAAATGTGCTAGAGACTACCAATCAGCATGCCAAAGAAGTATCCCAAAAGATTTTGAATACGATGCGCAATAAAAAAGAGGGGTTTTTAGAATACAAGTGGAAGCAATCCTATCATGATAAGCACCAATATGACAAAATCTCTTATATGAAAGTGTTTGAGCCTTATGATTGGATTATCGGTACGGGCGTTTATGTCAAAGACATTGAAGCAAAAATCAAAGATGAGATTGTTAATGATGACAATAGACTCAGATATAGTAAAAATTATATTTTTATAGGCAAATGGGATGGGACGTCATTGACCTATCCGACAAAAAACAAAAATATGTATGATGTTGTTGACAAATCTGGTTATTATGTTGTGCGAGAATTAATCAAAAAGGCAAAAGAAGGCGGGGGCTTTATCAGCTACACCATGCCTAAATTGCAACACGAACGCAGTATCAAAAAACTCAGTTATGTCCAAGGAATCCCACAGTGGCACTGGTATGTCGGCTCGGGTGTTTATTTGGATGATATGAATCATGAAATTGAAGTCTTGCGTAAGGCGATAGTACAACGTTCAAATGAACAATTGGTCTATATGTTGGTTTTTGTTTTGGGCGTGGCCGGTATCTTTGCGTGGTTTTACACTTTTATTACAAAAAAGATAAAAAAAGATTTTTTAGTCTTTTCTGATTTCTTTGATACCCTCTCTCACCGGAATTTTTTTATTAATACGCATGCTCTTAAATTTAGTGAATTTAGAGAACTGGCACATCATGCCAATAAAATGCTCGAGTCAAAATTAAAAGTTATGGAAGATTTAGAAGCGTATAAGAAGATTGTCTCAAATTCCGATGATTTTCTTGCTTTGATTGACCAAAATTATATTTATCGCGCGATTAGCGGAGGATATGAGACACTGTTTCAAAAAAGTAAAGAAGAGATTTTAGGCAAGAGTATTGCCTCGTTGTTGGGAGAAGAATTTTTCTATAAAAATATCAAAAAATATAGTGATCGTGCACTCTCTGGGGTATCGTTTGAGCGAGAGTATTGGTATGTCACAAATGAACAACGATACTATTTTCATGCCAAGTATTTTCCTTATTTTAATCATCCCGATGATACATTACCAGCAGCATATGTCGTCTCTGCACGCGATATTACAGAAAAGAAAAAATACCACGACCAATTGATTGCTTCAGAAAAAGAATTGGTATTTTTGGCACACAATGATGCTTTGACATCACTACCAAATCGTCTCTTATTGCTTGATCGCATTCAACAAGCTGTTGCGCATCATCATCGTTATGGTAACAAGTTTGCCGTGTGTTATATTGATTTGGATAATTTTAAAAAAATCAATGACAGTTATGGACACTCTTATGGCGATGAAGTGTTAAAACAATTCTCTCAAAAGGTTTTAAAAATCATACGAGAATCTGACACATTATCACGTATTGGTGGAGATGAATTTATTTTGTTATTAGAGACCATCAAAGACCCTGTTGAAGTGTTGTCGGTTATGTTAAAAATACAAAATATTTTTTTAGAGCCTTTTATCATCAAAGATTTTACATTTTTTCTCAGTTGTAGTATCGGAATTAGCGTCTATCCCGATCATGGCAGCAACAGTGAAACCCTCATAAAAAATGCGGATATTGCCATGTATAAAGCAAAAAATTCAGGGAAGAATACGCATGCCTTTTTTAAAGATGAGATGTCCATAGCCACCGTTGCAAAAGTCAATATAGAAAATGATTTGCGCGAGGCAATCAACAAGCAACAATTTCAAGTCTATTATCACCCTCAAGTCGATTTAAAAACTCAAAAACTCGTCGGATTGGAAGCTTTATTACGATGGAATCATCCTGAAAAAGGCTTGCTATTGCCGCGACATTTTATCGATATTTGTGAAGAAACACGTTTGATTATTTCGATTGGTGAATGGGTGATGCGACAAAGTTGTGAGGATTTATTGTCTTTGCAACACGAGGGATTACTCTCAAAAGATGTGCGAATTTCTATCAATGTTTCTGGCGTGCAGATTGAATACAGTGATTTTTTACCGGTAGTTCAAGATGTGATTGAAACAACGGCCATTGATCCGCAAATATTAGAGATTGAAATCACAGAATCGTTCATCATGCAGGATCCAAAGCGTTGGATTAACCTTTTGGAAGTATTACGCGAGATGCATGTCAAAATTGTGATTGATGACTTTGGTACGGGATACTCTTCGCTGAGCTATTTACTACGATTGCCGATTGATAAATTGAAAGTGGATATGTCGTTTGTGAGTAATATTCCAGAAGATGAAGATGCCTGTGCCATTGTCCGTACGATTCTTGATTTGGCATCGAATATGAAAATCTCCTCTTTGGCTGAGGGGATTGAAACAAAAGAACAAGAGCAATATCTCGCAAAACACGGATGCGAACAAGGTCAAGGATACCTGTATGCCAAACCAATGAGTTTGGAAATGTTGAAAACCTGGATAAAAAATAGAAATACGACACACCACTGA
- a CDS encoding Hsp20/alpha crystallin family protein — protein MKTVNTALTIALLSGFLISANAQTNPSNPSSISSDFEHMEQTMGKLFRDLHQKYFGSHAITNPVTAAKSSFKNTRDAYVITVNLPGFEQSNIDIKTNKNMLYINARSYQKNVTKNQQNYQSSSYTNSYFRSFLLPNNAKMKEMKTQYKQGVLVIKIPKA, from the coding sequence ATGAAAACTGTAAATACAGCATTGACAATAGCACTTCTAAGTGGATTTTTAATATCTGCCAACGCGCAAACGAATCCATCCAATCCATCTTCAATTTCTAGTGATTTTGAGCATATGGAACAAACGATGGGAAAGCTGTTTAGAGATTTGCATCAGAAATATTTTGGAAGTCACGCGATAACAAATCCCGTAACAGCAGCAAAAAGCAGCTTTAAAAACACCCGAGATGCTTATGTCATCACGGTAAACTTACCTGGATTTGAACAGAGTAATATTGATATCAAAACCAATAAAAATATGCTCTACATCAATGCAAGAAGTTATCAAAAAAATGTGACGAAAAATCAACAGAACTATCAAAGTTCCTCTTATACAAATTCATATTTTAGGAGCTTTTTACTTCCCAATAACGCCAAGATGAAAGAGATGAAGACTCAATATAAACAGGGGGTTTTGGTTATTAAAATCCCAAAAGCATAA
- a CDS encoding aldehyde dehydrogenase family protein, translated as MVYSKPTYKPRYENFIGGEWVAPVNGVYFDNLSPVDGEVLTQIPRSSTADVDAAVAAGVKAFESYKHTSVIERSTLLNKMADAIEANLESIAIAETLDNGKAIRETLNADIPLVVDHFRYFASVIRGEAGSVADLDENTTSQEIYEPLGVVAQIIPWNFPLLMAAWKIAPAIAAGNCVVLKPASATPMSILLMMEAVQDIVPKGVINIINGAGGKIGKHLSTHPDIKKVGFTGETTTGQLIMQYATENIIPSTLELGGKSPNIFFESIMDKDDEFFDKAIEGLVLFAFNSGEVCTCPSRALIQESIYEPFMKRVLERVKAITQENPLDTETKMGAQASVNQKEKILDYLRIGKEEGAECLIGGEEYVNKTFPNGNYIQPTIFKGHNKMRIFQEEIFGPVLCVTTFKDEAEALEIANDTIYGLGSGLWSRDVHQVHNVSRGIEAGRVWVNCYHLYPSHASFGGYKKSGIGRETHMMMLNAYRHTKNILTSFDKNKLGFF; from the coding sequence ATGGTATATTCTAAACCGACATATAAACCTCGTTATGAGAATTTTATCGGAGGTGAGTGGGTCGCGCCCGTAAATGGTGTATATTTTGATAATCTTTCCCCTGTTGATGGTGAAGTTTTAACTCAAATTCCTCGTTCGAGTACGGCCGATGTTGATGCTGCAGTTGCTGCTGGTGTCAAGGCTTTTGAATCCTATAAGCACACTTCTGTGATTGAACGCAGTACGTTACTCAATAAAATGGCAGATGCTATCGAAGCAAATCTAGAATCCATCGCAATCGCTGAGACTTTAGATAACGGAAAAGCCATACGTGAAACACTGAATGCCGATATTCCTTTGGTGGTAGATCATTTTAGATATTTTGCTTCTGTGATTCGAGGAGAAGCAGGAAGTGTGGCTGACCTTGATGAAAATACTACTTCACAAGAAATCTATGAGCCCCTTGGTGTGGTCGCACAGATTATTCCATGGAATTTCCCTCTTTTGATGGCCGCATGGAAAATCGCTCCAGCTATCGCTGCTGGTAATTGTGTGGTTTTAAAACCAGCCAGTGCGACTCCGATGTCAATCTTACTCATGATGGAAGCCGTTCAGGATATTGTGCCAAAAGGGGTGATTAATATTATCAACGGAGCCGGTGGCAAAATCGGAAAACACCTCTCCACCCATCCAGATATCAAAAAAGTTGGCTTTACCGGTGAGACGACAACGGGTCAGTTGATTATGCAATATGCTACTGAAAATATTATCCCTTCCACGCTAGAATTAGGTGGCAAATCTCCTAATATCTTTTTTGAATCCATTATGGATAAAGATGATGAATTTTTTGATAAAGCCATCGAAGGATTGGTATTATTTGCCTTTAATAGTGGTGAAGTATGTACCTGCCCATCTCGAGCATTGATTCAAGAGTCTATTTATGAACCTTTTATGAAAAGAGTTTTAGAGCGAGTCAAAGCCATTACGCAAGAAAATCCGTTAGATACCGAGACGAAAATGGGAGCACAAGCCTCAGTCAATCAAAAAGAAAAAATCCTCGACTATCTTCGTATCGGTAAAGAAGAAGGAGCAGAATGCCTCATTGGGGGTGAAGAATACGTCAATAAAACATTTCCAAACGGCAACTATATCCAACCGACCATCTTCAAAGGTCACAATAAAATGAGAATCTTCCAAGAAGAGATTTTTGGCCCAGTGCTTTGTGTCACGACGTTTAAAGATGAAGCCGAAGCGCTTGAAATTGCTAATGATACAATCTATGGTCTTGGCTCTGGTCTTTGGTCACGAGATGTCCATCAGGTGCATAATGTATCACGGGGTATTGAAGCCGGTCGTGTTTGGGTGAATTGTTATCACCTCTATCCATCCCATGCTTCATTTGGGGGATACAAAAAATCAGGTATTGGACGTGAAACACACATGATGATGTTGAATGCTTACCGACATACTAAAAATATCTTGACATCATTTGACAAAAATAAATTAGGATTTTTTTAA
- a CDS encoding DUF779 domain-containing protein, with translation MEKVKRLVATPEALEVIEMLKKENGELVFNQSGGCCDGTAPMCYEKGDFHIPSRNVKLGEIGGCEFFIDKDQFEYFRYSQVIVDVKKENGAFGNSFSLEIDLGYQFITRSRIFTDEENKALQDSNLTSS, from the coding sequence ATGGAAAAAGTGAAACGACTCGTCGCGACTCCCGAAGCACTGGAAGTCATTGAAATGCTCAAAAAAGAAAATGGTGAATTGGTTTTTAATCAAAGTGGCGGTTGCTGTGATGGTACCGCGCCTATGTGCTATGAAAAAGGTGATTTCCACATTCCTTCAAGAAATGTCAAACTTGGTGAAATCGGGGGATGTGAGTTTTTTATTGATAAAGACCAATTTGAATATTTTCGCTACTCCCAAGTTATCGTTGATGTTAAAAAAGAAAACGGCGCCTTTGGCAATTCCTTTTCTCTTGAAATTGATTTGGGGTATCAGTTTATCACCCGCTCGCGCATTTTTACTGATGAGGAGAATAAGGCCTTACAAGATAGTAATCTTACCTCCTCTTAA
- the aspA gene encoding aspartate ammonia-lyase, which translates to MRTRIEHDLIGEKEIPNDVYYGVQTARAMENFHITGVRLSRFPTFIVSLAKVKKAVALANFELQLLSEEKAEAICKACDAIIEGKYHDQFVVDMIQGGAGTSTNMNANEVIANIGLEFMGHKKGEYQYLHPNNDVNLSQSTNDAYPTAINVNLYEKLIEFTESLAVIRDAFFNKASEFKDVIKMGRTQLQDAVPMTLEQEFRAYGIMIHEDIYRVSETLRLVKEINLGATAIGTGINTHPDYAKTVEAKLQEVTHRPFVTAEDLVEATQGTGAYIQISGVLKRVATKMSKICNDLRLLSSGPRTGFGEINLPAMQPGSSIMPGKVNPVIPEVVNQVCFQVIGSDVAVTMAAEAGQLQLNVFEPLIIYNLSNSINMMKNAFETLAYKCVDGITANKEHCLDLVLNSIGLVTALNPYLGYENSTLVAKEALKTGGSVYNIVLEKGLLSKEELDEIIKPENMISPKNITTKH; encoded by the coding sequence GTGAGAACAAGAATCGAACATGATTTAATCGGTGAAAAAGAGATACCCAATGACGTATATTATGGTGTACAAACAGCCAGAGCGATGGAAAACTTTCATATTACAGGGGTGCGGTTGTCGCGTTTCCCTACTTTCATTGTTTCGTTAGCGAAAGTTAAAAAGGCCGTGGCTTTGGCAAACTTTGAATTACAGCTTTTGAGCGAAGAAAAAGCCGAGGCAATTTGCAAAGCTTGTGATGCTATTATCGAAGGAAAATATCATGATCAATTTGTCGTTGATATGATTCAAGGGGGTGCAGGAACTTCTACCAACATGAATGCCAATGAAGTGATTGCGAACATTGGATTAGAATTTATGGGACACAAAAAGGGTGAATATCAATACCTCCATCCTAATAATGATGTCAATCTCTCACAATCTACCAATGATGCTTATCCTACTGCTATCAATGTCAATCTCTATGAAAAATTGATAGAGTTTACCGAATCCTTAGCCGTAATTCGTGATGCATTTTTTAATAAAGCCTCAGAATTTAAAGATGTGATTAAGATGGGACGAACCCAACTCCAAGATGCTGTGCCGATGACATTAGAGCAAGAATTTCGAGCTTATGGTATTATGATTCATGAAGATATTTATCGTGTGAGTGAAACATTGCGCTTGGTCAAAGAGATTAATTTAGGCGCTACAGCGATTGGTACAGGGATTAACACCCACCCTGATTATGCCAAGACGGTAGAGGCGAAATTGCAAGAAGTGACCCATCGTCCTTTTGTGACAGCAGAAGATTTGGTAGAAGCCACACAAGGTACGGGAGCTTATATTCAAATATCAGGCGTACTCAAACGTGTCGCAACAAAAATGTCCAAAATTTGCAATGACTTGCGTCTTTTAAGTTCGGGTCCTAGAACCGGATTTGGAGAGATTAATCTCCCCGCAATGCAACCGGGTAGTTCTATTATGCCAGGCAAAGTCAATCCCGTGATTCCAGAAGTCGTCAATCAAGTATGTTTTCAAGTAATCGGAAGCGATGTAGCCGTGACCATGGCAGCAGAAGCGGGACAGTTACAACTCAATGTTTTTGAACCGTTGATTATCTACAATCTGAGCAACTCAATCAATATGATGAAAAATGCCTTTGAAACCTTAGCGTATAAATGTGTTGATGGGATTACCGCCAATAAAGAGCATTGCTTGGATTTGGTGCTCAATAGTATCGGATTGGTGACAGCGCTCAATCCGTATTTAGGATATGAAAATTCGACTCTTGTGGCCAAAGAAGCGCTCAAAACAGGAGGTTCTGTTTATAATATTGTTTTAGAAAAAGGTTTGCTCTCCAAAGAAGAGTTGGATGAGATTATCAAACCTGAAAATATGATTAGTCCTAAAAATATTACAACAAAACATTAA
- a CDS encoding sulfite exporter TauE/SafE family protein has protein sequence MPGFEFIIYYIILGSFVGVAAGLMGIGGGGIIVPTLTTLFLMQGMAPAEVVHMALGTSMATIVITSFASLRAHHKRGGVIWDVVKMMTPGILIGTFLATFLASVLSSFYLAIFFSIFMAYVSIQMFLNKKPKPSRKLLNAPGQFFSGSIIGAISALVSIGGGSLSVPYLIWQNVDIKKAIGTSAAIGFPIAVSGTLGYIINGWDHTNMSHLVFGYVSLPAFFIIAFCSYFTAPIGVKLTHILPVQITKRIFALLLITLSIKMLSSFI, from the coding sequence ATGCCCGGTTTTGAATTTATCATTTATTATATTATCCTAGGCTCATTTGTCGGCGTGGCCGCGGGGCTTATGGGTATTGGGGGTGGTGGTATCATCGTGCCCACACTCACCACGCTTTTTTTGATGCAAGGTATGGCACCCGCTGAGGTCGTCCATATGGCACTTGGAACTTCGATGGCGACCATCGTCATCACGTCATTTGCGAGTTTGAGAGCCCACCATAAACGTGGGGGCGTGATTTGGGATGTCGTCAAAATGATGACGCCAGGGATTTTAATCGGTACGTTTTTGGCGACTTTTTTAGCCTCGGTTTTAAGCTCTTTTTATCTGGCAATATTTTTCTCTATCTTTATGGCCTATGTTTCCATACAAATGTTTTTGAACAAAAAACCAAAACCAAGTCGAAAACTCTTGAATGCCCCTGGACAATTTTTCTCAGGGTCCATCATCGGGGCTATCTCTGCGTTAGTTTCCATCGGAGGAGGGTCTTTGAGTGTGCCTTATCTCATCTGGCAAAATGTGGATATAAAAAAAGCAATCGGTACCAGTGCGGCGATTGGATTTCCTATTGCCGTTAGTGGGACACTAGGTTATATCATCAACGGTTGGGATCACACCAATATGAGTCATCTTGTCTTTGGTTATGTCTCACTTCCTGCCTTTTTTATCATCGCTTTTTGTAGTTATTTTACCGCACCCATCGGCGTCAAATTAACACATATTTTACCGGTACAAATCACGAAGAGAATCTTTGCACTCTTACTCATCACACTCAGTATTAAGATGCTCAGCTCTTTTATTTAA